One genomic region from Paramormyrops kingsleyae isolate MSU_618 chromosome 24, PKINGS_0.4, whole genome shotgun sequence encodes:
- the ppp2cab gene encoding serine/threonine-protein phosphatase 2A catalytic subunit alpha isoform isoform X1, translating into MDEKAFTKELDQWIEQLNDCKQLSENQVKTLCEKAKEILTKESNVQEVRCPVTVCGDVHGQFHDLMELFRIGGKSPDTNYLFMGDYVDRGYYSVETVSLLVALKVRFRERITILRGNHESRQITQVYGFYDECLRKYGNANVWKYFTDLFDYLPLTALVDGQIFCLHGGLSPSIDTLDHIRALDRLQEVPHEGPMCDLLWSDPDDRGGWGISPRGAGYTFGQDISETFNHANGLTLVSRAHQLVMEGYNWCHDRNVVTIFSAPNYCYRCGNQAAIMELDDTLKYSFLQFDPAPRRGEPHVTRRTPDYFL; encoded by the exons ATGGACGAGAAGGCGTTTACCAAGGAGCTGGATCAATGGATCGAGCAACTCAACGACTGCAAGCAGCTGTCGGAGAACCAAGTGAAGACGCTCTGTGAGAAG GCTAAAGAGATCCTGACGAAGGAGTCCAATGTCCAGGAGGTCCGATGCCCTGTCACCGTGTGTGGGGACGTCCACGGCCAATTCCACGACCTCATGGAGCTCTTCAGAATTGGAGGGAAGTCGCCAGACACAAATTACCTCTTCATGGGAGACTATGTGGACAGAGGCTATTATTCTGTGGAAACTGTCAGTCTGCTGGTCGCTCTTAAG GTTCGGTTTCGTGAACGCATCACAATCCTCCGTGGTAACCACGAAAGCAGACAGATCACGCAGGTGTATGGGTTTTACGACGAGTGCTTACGGAAATACGGCAACGCGAACGTCTGGAAGTACTTCACCGACCTCTTCGATTACCTTCCCTTAACTGCCTTGGTAGATGGTCAG atattctGTCTTCACGGTGGATTGTCACCATCAATAGATACACTGGATCACATCCGAGCCCTGGACCGCTTACAGGAAGTTCCACATGAG GGACCTATGTGTGACCTCCTGTGGTCAGACCCGGATGACCGGGGGGGCTGGGGAATCTCCCCCCGTGGTGCCGGCTACACCTTCGGACAGGACATCTCTGAAACATTCAACCACGCCAACGGCCTTACCCTGGTCTCCAGAGCTCACCAGCTGGTCATGGAG GGTTACAACTGGTGCCACGATCGCAATGTGGTAACAATTTTTAGCGCGCCAAATTACTGCTATCGCTGTGGCAATCAGGCAGCTATCATGGAACTTGATGACACCTTAAAGTACTCCTT
- the ppp2cab gene encoding serine/threonine-protein phosphatase 2A catalytic subunit alpha isoform isoform X2, producing MELFRIGGKSPDTNYLFMGDYVDRGYYSVETVSLLVALKVRFRERITILRGNHESRQITQVYGFYDECLRKYGNANVWKYFTDLFDYLPLTALVDGQIFCLHGGLSPSIDTLDHIRALDRLQEVPHEGPMCDLLWSDPDDRGGWGISPRGAGYTFGQDISETFNHANGLTLVSRAHQLVMEGYNWCHDRNVVTIFSAPNYCYRCGNQAAIMELDDTLKYSFLQFDPAPRRGEPHVTRRTPDYFL from the exons ATGGAGCTCTTCAGAATTGGAGGGAAGTCGCCAGACACAAATTACCTCTTCATGGGAGACTATGTGGACAGAGGCTATTATTCTGTGGAAACTGTCAGTCTGCTGGTCGCTCTTAAG GTTCGGTTTCGTGAACGCATCACAATCCTCCGTGGTAACCACGAAAGCAGACAGATCACGCAGGTGTATGGGTTTTACGACGAGTGCTTACGGAAATACGGCAACGCGAACGTCTGGAAGTACTTCACCGACCTCTTCGATTACCTTCCCTTAACTGCCTTGGTAGATGGTCAG atattctGTCTTCACGGTGGATTGTCACCATCAATAGATACACTGGATCACATCCGAGCCCTGGACCGCTTACAGGAAGTTCCACATGAG GGACCTATGTGTGACCTCCTGTGGTCAGACCCGGATGACCGGGGGGGCTGGGGAATCTCCCCCCGTGGTGCCGGCTACACCTTCGGACAGGACATCTCTGAAACATTCAACCACGCCAACGGCCTTACCCTGGTCTCCAGAGCTCACCAGCTGGTCATGGAG GGTTACAACTGGTGCCACGATCGCAATGTGGTAACAATTTTTAGCGCGCCAAATTACTGCTATCGCTGTGGCAATCAGGCAGCTATCATGGAACTTGATGACACCTTAAAGTACTCCTT
- the ube2b gene encoding ubiquitin-conjugating enzyme E2 B — translation MSTPARRRLMRDFKRLQEDPPTGVSGAPSENNIMLWNAVIFGPMGTPFEDGTFKLVIEFSEEYPNKPPTVRFISKMFHPNVYADGSICLDILQNRWSPTYDVSSILTSIQSLLDEPNPNSPANSQAAQLYQENKREYEKRVSAIVEQSWSDP, via the exons ATGTCCACGCCGGCCAGAAGACGACTCATGAGGGACTTTAAAAG GCTGCAGGAAGACCCTCCCACTGGAGTGAGTGGAGCTCCATCAGAAAATAACATCATGCTGTGGAACGCTGTTATTTTTGG GCCTATGGGGACTCCGTTTGAAGATG GAACATTTAAGCTTGTGATAGAGTTTTCAGAAGAGTATCCAAACAAGCCTCCCACAGTTCGATTCATCTCTAAAATGTTCCATCCAAATG TTTATGCAGATGGGAGTATATGTCTAGACATCCTCCAGAATCGATGGAGCCCCACGTACGATGTATCGTCTATCCTGACGTCCATCCAG tcccTGTTGGATGAACCGAACCCTAACAGCCCAGCCAACAGCCAAGCTGCCCAGCTTTATCAAGAAAATAAACGGGAGTATGAGAAGAGAGTGTCGGCCATCGTGGAGCAGAGCTGGAGTGACCCTTAA